The genomic stretch GAAGACAGAACGAACAGATTCGTTATGCTGGTAGACGATGAAATTGTGGCAGTCGGAATAATTGACGGTAGTGAACTGAGTCATGTCTCCGTTCGTCCTGAACTTCAAGGGCGTGGATATGGAAGGACTTTTGTAACTTTTCTTGTTAACGAAATCAAGCGTCGCGGCGCAAAAACTGTGAAGCTTTGGGTACTCAAAGGTAATCCTGCAAAAAAATTATATGAAAGTCTTGGTTTTAGAGAAAAATCATTAAACCATTGGGTAACAAAATACTATAGACCCGACACCCGTTTAAGCAGACCTCCGAGTCACTTGTTGAGCTAATAGGTAAAAATTGAATTCGCCCATGTATCCTAAAGAAAGCGTTTTAAATGAAAGGGAGGTCAATGATGTGTTGTCTTGGATGCAAACTTGCAAATCATGTAATGGAAACAAATGTTGTCTATGAAGACGATTTAATTACTTGTATTTTGGACATTGACCCATTGAATGAAGGACATACGTTAATCTTACCAAAAAGACATTATAAAGATCTCGAAGAGATCGATAAGGTAACTATTATTTCCATCATGGACGCAGCAGTAATCATATCTATAGCTCTAAAAGAAATTTATCAACCTGATGGAATATCGACCATTCAAAATGGTGGGGAATTTAACGATTTAGATCATTATCACATGCATGTATTTCCAAGATACAAGAATGATGGATTTGGATGGGTAGAACCAATAAATAAATCTCAAACTCCATTGGACCAAGTAAAGGAAAGGATAGTTGATAAATTAAATGCAATTAGTATGTAAAACTGAAAGGAATTAAAAAATGAATCTCAGAATTCATTCAGGAAACGCACAGACAATGCGAATAAGTCTCTCTAACAATTGAAATAAGTAATAATCATGTCAAAAAGCTTTGTGAGAAATTAGGATTTGTTAATCAAAATATAGAGAACCAAGATGGCGAGATTATATATAAACTAAAGTTAAAGTAAACTATAAAGAACTTGTATTAGTTACTTTAAGAGGGCGTTACTCGTTCTTACGTCGTCGAAACTGCTCGTCAATCGCTACGGAATCTGTGACGTTGTATAACATAGTGAAGGCCGTGAAAATAATTCTGAGAGGATGAAGTAGGATGATAGCTATGCAATATAAGATCACATTACCAAGCGATTATGATATGGGGATAATCAGAGATAGAGTACAAAATAATGGTTATAAGACAGACGGTTTTGAGGATTTAAAGTCAAAACTATATCTTATAACAGAATTAGGAAACAACAAATGTTTACAAAATAGTTATTGCCCACTCTATCTTTGGAAGAATAGCAGCGGATTAAATAAATTCCTGTTTAACGGTTATTATGACAACATATTAAAATCCTTTGGATGGCAACATGTCAATATAGGAATCCCTTTGATCGACAATACTACTGATAAAATTAAAGAGAGTAAATACGTATTTGAAATTTCAAAAACAATACAGCCACAAGAAAGTTTGGATAACTTAACAGATATCATTCTAAATGAGATTCCTATGTTAGATCAAACAGAATATACAATAATATATAACCCAGATAAATGGGAGTATAGTGTGTTTTATTTTAACGAAGACGTTGATAAATTCGCCGATTTAAATGGAGTAGTGTATACCGTGCTGCATGTCTCTACATAGAATCTTCCTGTTTTATAAGCCATTAGGATTGTGGATTTAAGAACGTTATCCGAAAGTGACTAGAGAGATCATCATTAGTATATATTATCTTTCAGAAGCATTTGGAAATAGACCGAAGTACACTTCACTTATTGAACCTTGTATTCCTTTAGCCGCTGACATGCTCTATCGTATGGGAGTTAATAAGGAACATATTAATGATCTCAATACAGAAATATATAATAATGCAAGTATTAATATAACCGCAAAGAATACAATTCAAAGGAGAAATAAATGAGATATTCCATCAGACCTATAATAGAGAAAGATGTGCCTTTTTTATGGGATATGTTGTATGAATCATTATATGTTCCGAAAGGACGAGAACCTTTTAATAGAAATGTGATTAAGGAACCTTTTCTATCTAAGTATGTGGAAGATTGGGGTAGAGAAGGAGATCTAGGATACATTGCAGTAAATGATGAAGGATTGTCTTTAGGATCGATCACTGCTCGATTTTTTAATGAAGATAATAAAGGGTTTGGATATGCAGGTCATGATGTACCAGAGCTTGGTATGGCTCTGAAAGAGGAATATAGAGGAATAGGAATCGGAAAGGCACTGTTACAAATGATGATTGATGGGCTTAAGGAGAAGGAAATAAAGAAAGTATCATTAAGTGTAGATCCTGAAAATAGTGATGCAATGAAATTATATCGACGATTTGGATTTAAAGAAGTTGGCATGGTGGATACATCAATTACTATGGTTTTAGAGCTGTAATACAAAGAACGAAACAAATAACATGTAAGGAGCATACAGATGATCGATATTCAAAGCGTAATTCCACATCGATATCCATTTCTAATGATAGATCGAATTATAGAGATAGAAGAGAAAAGATGGGCTAAAGGATATAAGAATGTGACTGGGAACGAATGGTTTATTACTCAACCAAGTAATCGTATGCCAAGCATGATGATCGTGGAGGCATTAGCGCAATTAGGAGCATTTGCCTTAACCAGTAGAGAGAAGAATTTGGGTTTTCTTTCATCATTGAATGGTATAGAGTTCCTAGGTGATGCTTATCCAGGGGATCGAATTGAATTGTATTATGAAGTTGTAAAGAGTAGAAAAGGGTTTGTTTTGGGTAGAGGGGAGGCCGCTATCGGAGACCAAGTAATTATCAAGGCCGAAGAAATTATGATTTATATACAAACAGATAACAACATCAAATAACAATGTATTCATGCATCAAGGTTTCCTTCTTCTCAGTCTGAAGTGGAAAATTTCGAATGAGTATATACTAAAATAGGATACAACAGAAACTGAAAATATAACAAAGAGGGAATATTATGAAAAATGCAGTGTAATCTCTGGACCAGCCGGGGTAGGTAAATCTACAACATCGCGAAGACTTGTGGAGACGCTAAATAGAAGTGCATATATATCTGGAGATGCGATAAGTCATTTTCCAGTGAATGGTCGTGGTAAACCATGGCTTGATAAAAGTACTCTAGATTTAACATGGAAAAATATATTAAGCATAACTATGAATCTATTAGATTATAAATATGATGTTGTGATAGATTATGTCTCATTCCCTAAAGAAGTAAAATGGCTTGCATCAGGTTTGAATAATAGAGAAGTCAGAATTGTATATGTTGTACTTTTAGTAGATAAAGAAACGATAATTTTTAGGGATCAGTTAAGACCGGAAGAAGAGCGAATGGGAGAGCGAAGTTTGATTCTTTTAGATGAGTTTGAGAATGATTCTGAATTAATGGATGTTAACAAGCTCTATACACATGAATATAAAATAGAGCAATTAGCTGAAATTATAGATGGGATTTTGCAGGATGATAAATATATCCTTAGATAATTTGAAAAAGTAGATGTAAACAAGTTTGATATATGGATACAAAAACTTGGCAACAGCTATATTACGGCAGCCGATCAAAACGATCGGTTGCTTTTTTTGAAGCCAATAGGCAGTTTGAAGTAATTGAAAGAGTGAATTATGTTATAATATCCCAAATGATGTAAAAGGTAATATTTTTGAGCGAAGGGAGATAAATAAATGGAACATGATAAAGAAATTCAAGAGATTAAAGAGCGATTGAAAAATGTGGAGAGCCAACTCAAACAAAAATCACGATTTTCTGGTTTTTCTATTACTGTGCTAATCGGTATTGTCTTTGTCGTACTATTTTTAATAGCAGTAGGCTCATATCAATTTGTATCTGGAGGTTAAACTTTTATTAATAAAGTCTGTTATATAAGGCGTGAAAAGTCGTCAATAGGCGGCTTTTTTTATTTGATATACCCATTTGTATCCATGACAAATATATTAAATGTAATCTTGTTTCGACTCGACCATGGAATAATCCTTAGGGTATTAGTAGATCGGTATGGATAAGCAAGGAAGTAAGGGTGTGGGAAATATGAACAAGATGAAAAGAATAATGATTCCATTCGTTATTGTTCTCATTATCTTAGTAGGATTAACTATATTCGAATTTTTCGTTTTGCACTTGCTAGGTTTGCAGTATAAATCCGCTGGTGGTTTAATATTATTCTTTGTTCTATATCTACTCCTAGAAATACCTCTCTCATTGATTACAGATGCAATGCCTAAAGCATTAAAATCGGTGGGGATTATTAAATCAAGCAAAGGATGGTTACCCCTAACTTTGGATACAGGGTTGCCATTTATTTTAATCCTATTACTTGATGCCTTCATCAGCGATATAACGATAACATGGCAAGGAGCTATGATATTCTCATTAGTTACCGGAATCATTAGTAGGAAGGTAAAAGAGAGTGAAAAGGAGCCGCCAGTCTGGATAGTATTGAAATCGAAAAAATGAGAAGTGAAATAGAGTTTAAGGAAAAGTATTGATTATCATGATTAAAGCTAGGATTATTATCGAGTGAAAAGCGCTAATATGATCATAAATAACAAGTATGCTGGTCTACAATTCGAGGCTCTAGAATTCTCAACCTTGCGTTCTATTCCATCTTTTTTGTTTTCCATATGATTATGCTTAAAAATGTAACAAGAAATATACAGGCTAGAGCTAAATATAGGAATGAAAAGTCCCTGTTTTTAAAGTAACGAAATAAAAGCCCACCTCCGAATATTACAATACCCCCAACACTAACATGCATTAAATTATCGATCTTTTTCAATCTTTTACACTCTCCCCTAGCCTAATTATTTGTTCATTTGATCCATTATCTAATAAGATACTTTAAAATAGAAAGGTCGGATACCTTAGATATTAAGGAATTCGACTTTTTTGTTTAAATCTTTGGTAGGGCACATAGATTCTTTATAGAAAGAATCAAAAAACTCTATTAATTTTTATTCAACACATGAAAAATTCACAATAATATTAGCCGGAATCTAGATAACTTCCTACAAATCCAAAACTTTACGAGTATCTTGAAATGTATCAAATGCGATTTTGACAAAACCAAATATTGTAAAAAGACTGAAATGTAGTAAAATACTTATCAATACTCAGAGACACAAACGTTTCAGTCTCCCCCAGATACGAGTGTTTCTAACACAACTATTTACTTCGATGATCATGATCTAGAGGCTGCAGTGCAAAGACTATAAAACGAAAGAAGGATAACCGTATGCTTACAATTAGATTTGTCTCAAATGATGATATCCCACATATTCAATCGATCGCACGTGAAACATGGATTTTTACTTATGGAGACATTTACCCAATGGAATATATTGATCATTTTCTAAGTAAAGCTTATTCTTATGAGAATTTAAGCCTGTCGGTAGAGAGAGATCTTCACAATGCGAAACGGAGCTTCTTAATAGCGGAATTTAATAATGAAGTCGTTGGATATGCTCAAACAAGACAAGTGAATGAAGAAGATTATGAACTACTAAGAATCTATGTACGGCCTGGATATCATAAACAAGGAATAGGAAATGGATTCATTGAAGAATTTGTTCATGTTTTAAAACCGATAAAAAAACTATTTGCTTGGGTTGCGAAAGACAACCATATAGGAAGAGCATTTTATGAGAAAAAAGGATTTAAAGAGGTCGAAGAAAAGGTGGAAACAATAGATGGAAACAGTAAAATACAAACCAAATATGAATTGGAGATTAAATGATTATTAAGGAGGCTGTTCCTGATGGTTGAAAGATCTGTATTAAATCAGATTCTCGATTTATTAGGTTACACTTCATCAACGATTCGTTTGATTGGCGGATATTTTGACAACGTATATGAAATTGCTGCTGAATTTCCCTTGGTTATTAAGATCTTTAATAGGGAGATGAATAGCGAAGAAGATATTTTATCAGAGATTGAATGGACTCAGTTTTTAAGTAACCATGGTCTTAGTGTAATTGAACCTATATTAGTAAAAGGGCTTTACATAAACAATTTGTCCGAAAGTATGTTTTTCGTTGCTTATAAGAGAGCAAGGGGAAACCATATTGATATAAATAATAAAGAAGTATGGAATAGTAGATTATTTAACCTGTGGGGACAGGGAATGGGGACTATGCATTCTCTATCGAAGCTTTATAAAGGAAAGAGACCTGAATGGCACAAGCAAGAAATTTACCAAGTGAATTTGAAGGATCTAGATCCTAAGATTAATGATCTATGGAACAACTATCTTGCTGAATTAAAAACGATGAATACTTCTAAGGATATCTATGGAATCATACATGGCGATCTTCACCAACAAAATTTGCTATATGATAATGAGGAGGTAACATTTATTGATTTTGGAGATAGTGAATATGGTTGGTTTGCATATGACATAGCAATCTCCATATATCATGCTTCACAATCTATTGAAGAAAAAGAGAATAGATGTAAGTTTGCAACTTCATTTTGTCAATCATTCATTGATGGATATGCAAAGGTAAACTCTACGAGTGAAATAATCAATAAAATAGATTTTTTTATTAATTTTAGACATCTCTACTCTTATGTCTATCACAATCATTATTTAGATAAAACGAATATAAACATGAAACAATTAGATTATCTAGATAAAATGAAAAAGTCGTTAATTAATCAGACTTCATATTTTGAAAAATCGTTACTATTGTAGGCAGAAACACGTGATTTAGCAGCCATTGAATTCGGATAACATTATATACTTTTAATTTGAGACAACCTTCAGCGGATTAATTTATGTATCCAAAGCGTTATTTCTATACTAATAGGGATTGCGATAAAAGAAAGATTCGGTTCACATGACGAGGGAGTACTGTTTACAGATCATATATTTAGGAAATATCATAATTAGTGCTTATGTCTCTTTCCCCGAGATATAGGCATTTTTTTATGCAATGTCACTTTTATAACACAAACTAACACAGCAATTACGGAAAGTGTTTTTGTAAAAGATTATGCTACTCCTGCTGTTTCTGTCTGGGAGGATTAATAAAAAAGTGAAAGATACATACATTTTATATCTTGTAAAAAAATAAGCTTTAATGAAAGACTCTTCAAATTTTGAAGGGTCTATT from Paenibacillus polygoni encodes the following:
- a CDS encoding 3-hydroxyacyl-ACP dehydratase FabZ family protein, which codes for MQMIDIQSVIPHRYPFLMIDRIIEIEEKRWAKGYKNVTGNEWFITQPSNRMPSMMIVEALAQLGAFALTSREKNLGFLSSLNGIEFLGDAYPGDRIELYYEVVKSRKGFVLGRGEAAIGDQVIIKAEEIMIYIQTDNNIK
- a CDS encoding GNAT family N-acetyltransferase, with the protein product MRYSIRPIIEKDVPFLWDMLYESLYVPKGREPFNRNVIKEPFLSKYVEDWGREGDLGYIAVNDEGLSLGSITARFFNEDNKGFGYAGHDVPELGMALKEEYRGIGIGKALLQMMIDGLKEKEIKKVSLSVDPENSDAMKLYRRFGFKEVGMVDTSITMVLEL
- a CDS encoding HIT family protein; the protein is MKGRSMMCCLGCKLANHVMETNVVYEDDLITCILDIDPLNEGHTLILPKRHYKDLEEIDKVTIISIMDAAVIISIALKEIYQPDGISTIQNGGEFNDLDHYHMHVFPRYKNDGFGWVEPINKSQTPLDQVKERIVDKLNAISM
- a CDS encoding YrvL family regulatory protein, which encodes MNKMKRIMIPFVIVLIILVGLTIFEFFVLHLLGLQYKSAGGLILFFVLYLLLEIPLSLITDAMPKALKSVGIIKSSKGWLPLTLDTGLPFILILLLDAFISDITITWQGAMIFSLVTGIISRKVKESEKEPPVWIVLKSKK
- a CDS encoding DUF4865 family protein; protein product: MIAMQYKITLPSDYDMGIIRDRVQNNGYKTDGFEDLKSKLYLITELGNNKCLQNSYCPLYLWKNSSGLNKFLFNGYYDNILKSFGWQHVNIGIPLIDNTTDKIKESKYVFEISKTIQPQESLDNLTDIILNEIPMLDQTEYTIIYNPDKWEYSVFYFNEDVDKFADLNGVVYTVLHVST
- a CDS encoding AAA family ATPase; translated protein: MSGPAGVGKSTTSRRLVETLNRSAYISGDAISHFPVNGRGKPWLDKSTLDLTWKNILSITMNLLDYKYDVVIDYVSFPKEVKWLASGLNNREVRIVYVVLLVDKETIIFRDQLRPEEERMGERSLILLDEFENDSELMDVNKLYTHEYKIEQLAEIIDGILQDDKYILR
- a CDS encoding GNAT family N-acetyltransferase; amino-acid sequence: MLTIRFVSNDDIPHIQSIARETWIFTYGDIYPMEYIDHFLSKAYSYENLSLSVERDLHNAKRSFLIAEFNNEVVGYAQTRQVNEEDYELLRIYVRPGYHKQGIGNGFIEEFVHVLKPIKKLFAWVAKDNHIGRAFYEKKGFKEVEEKVETIDGNSKIQTKYELEIK
- a CDS encoding phosphotransferase enzyme family protein, coding for MVERSVLNQILDLLGYTSSTIRLIGGYFDNVYEIAAEFPLVIKIFNREMNSEEDILSEIEWTQFLSNHGLSVIEPILVKGLYINNLSESMFFVAYKRARGNHIDINNKEVWNSRLFNLWGQGMGTMHSLSKLYKGKRPEWHKQEIYQVNLKDLDPKINDLWNNYLAELKTMNTSKDIYGIIHGDLHQQNLLYDNEEVTFIDFGDSEYGWFAYDIAISIYHASQSIEEKENRCKFATSFCQSFIDGYAKVNSTSEIINKIDFFINFRHLYSYVYHNHYLDKTNINMKQLDYLDKMKKSLINQTSYFEKSLLL